One region of Brassica napus cultivar Da-Ae chromosome A10, Da-Ae, whole genome shotgun sequence genomic DNA includes:
- the LOC106391125 gene encoding UDP-glycosyltransferase 71C5, whose translation MKKSELIFIPLPETGHLLSTIEFGKRLLDLDRRISMITILSMKLPYAPHADASLASLTASEPGIRLISLPEIQDPPPIKLLDTSSETYIIDFVAKNIPFLRKTIQDLVSSSAQDSNHVAGLILDFFCVDLIDVGREVNLPSYIFMTSNFGFLGFLQYLPERHRLVSSKEFEESSGEEELPIPAFLNRVPAKVLPPGVFDKLSYATLVKIGERLAQAEGILVNSFSEVEPYAVEHFSRGDYPRAYPVGPVLNLTGRTNPGLASAQHGEMMKWLDQQPDSSVLFLCFGSMGVFSAPQIKEIAHALELVGCRFIWAVRTNMEGDGDPHEPLPEGFVERTMGRGIVCSWAPQIDILAHKATGGFVSHCGWNSIQESLWYGVPIATWPMYAEQQLNAFEMVKELGLAVEIRLDYVADGDRVTLEIVSAGEIATAIRSLMDGDNPIRKKVRDIMLAARKAVSNGGYSMVATGDFIKDILGDHV comes from the coding sequence ATGAAGAAATCGGAGCTTATCTTCATCCCACTCCCGGAGACCGGCCATCTTTTGTCAACGATCGAATTCGGAAAGCGTTTGCTGGATCTCGACCGTCGGATCTCAATGATCACAATCCTCTCCATGAAGCTCCCTTACGCTCCTCACGCAGACGCTTCCTTGGCCTCCCTCACAGCCTCGGAGCCTGGTATCAGACTCATCAGCCTCCCGGAGATCCAAGACCCGCCTCCCATCAAGCTCCTCGACACTTCCTCCGAGACTTACATCATCGACTTCGTCGCCAAAAACATACCCTTCCTCAGAAAAACCATCCAAGACTTGGTCTCATCTTCGGCACAAGACTCAAACCATGTCGCAGGATTGATTCTCGACTTCTTCTGCGTCGACTTGATCGACGTCGGACGTGAGGTAAACCTTCCTTCGTATATCTTCATGACCTCCAACTTCGGTTTCTTGGGGTTCCTACAGTATCTACCGGAACGGCACCGTTTGGTTTCTTCGAAGGAGTTTGAAGAGAGCTCCGGAGAGGAAGAGTTGCCGATTCCGGCGTTCTTGAACCGTGTTCCGGCTAAGGTTCTGCCGCCTGGTGTGTTTGACAAACTCTCTTACGCAACTCTGGTCAAAATCGGCGAGCGGTTAGCCCAAGCCGAGGGTATTTTGGTCAACTCGTTCTCAGAAGTTGAGCCGTATGCTGTTGAACATTTTTCGCGTGGAGATTACCCGCGTGCTTATCCTGTTGGGCCGGTTCTTAACTTAACGGGCCGTACTAATCCTGGCTTAGCTTCGGCCCAACACGGAGAAATGATGAAGTGGCTTGACCAGCAGCCAGACTCGTCGGTTTTGTTCCTGTGTTTTGGGAGCATGGGAGTGTTCAGTGCACCTCAGATCAAAGAGATTGCTCACGCCCTCGAGCTCGTAGGGTGCAGGTTCATCTGGGCGGTTCGTACGAACATGGAGGGAGACGGCGATCCTCACGAGCCGCTTCCAGAAGGATTCGTGGAACGAACAATGGGCCGTGGAATCGTGTGTAGTTGGGCTCCACAAATAGATATCTTGGCCCATAAGGCAACCGGTGGATTCGTGTCTCATTGCGGGTGGAATTCTATACAGGAGAGTCTTTGGTACGGCGTACCTATCGCCACCTGGCCAATGTACGCTGAACAACAGCTGAACGCGTTCGAGATGGTGAAAGAGCTGGGCTTAGCCGTGGAGATAAGACTTGATTATGTTGCTGACGGTGATAGGGTGACGCTTGAGATCGTGTCAGCTGGTGAAATAGCCACCGCCATCAGATCTTTGATGGATGGTGATAATCCTatcagaaagaaggttagaGATATTATGTTAGCAGCGAGGAAAGCTGTTAGCAACGGTGGTTATTCGATGGTGGCCACCGGAGATTTTATCAAAGATATTCTTGGGGATCACGTTTGA
- the LOC106391126 gene encoding UDP-glycosyltransferase 71C3-like, whose product MEKQDIIFVPSPGAGHLLVSIEFAKSLIKRDNRIHTITILHWTLPFVPQSKNSAKSLLASEPRIRLLPLPEIQNPPPLELFFKASEAYLLDFTKKTVPLVREALSALVSPRNGTESVRIAGLVLDFFCVPLIDVGNEFNLPSYIFLTCNAGFLGMMKYLPERHSRTPSELDLSSGEEEEHSIPGYVCPVPTKVMPPGQFVRESYEAWVEIAAKLNEAKGILVNSFTSLEKNAFDYFARRHENYPPVYPVGPVLNLEDRPSPNLDPADKDRIMTWLEEKPESSVVYLCFGSFGIHGESQIKEIARALELSGHRFLWSIRTNPMEKACPYDLLPEGFRDRTEGKGLVCGWAPQVEVLAHKAIGGFVSHCGWNSVLESLWFGVPIATWPMYAEQQLNAFTMAKELGLAVELRMDYVAANGEVVKAEEIAGAVRSLMDGEDTPRKRVKEMAEAARLAVKDGGSSFVAVKRFTDELMGRAF is encoded by the coding sequence atggaaaagcaAGATATCATCTTCGTACCTTCTCCAGGCGCTGGCCATCTTCTTGTTTCCATCGAATTCGCCAAGTCTCTCATCAAACGCGATAACCGCATTCACACCATCACCATCCTCCACTGGACGCTACCTTTCGTTCCTCAATCCAAAAACTCAGCTAAATCTCTTCTCGCTTCGGAGCCTCGAATCCGCCTCTTGCCCTTGCCTGAGATCCAAAACCCTCCGCCATTGGAACTCTTCTTCAAAGCCTCTGAGGCTTACCTTCTCGACTTCACCAAGAAAACGGTTCCTCTCGTCAGAGAGGCTCTCTCAGCTCTAGTTTCTCCTCGTAACGGAACCGAATCGGTCCGCATCGCCGGTTTGGTTCTAGATTTCTTCTGTGTCCCGTTGATCGACGTAGGAAACGAGTTCAACCTTCCTTCTTACATTTTCCTCACGTGTAACGCTGGTTTCTTGGGTATGATGAAGTATCTCCCTGAGAGACATAGCCGAACACCCTCCGAGCTTGACCTGAGCTCCGGCGAGGAAGAAGAACACTCCATTCCCGGTTACGTCTGCCCCGTGCCGACGAAGGTCATGCCGCCGGGGCAGTTCGTGAGAGAGTCGTACGAGGCTTGGGTCGAGATTGCAGCGAAGTTAAATGAAGCCAAAGGCATTTTGGTAAACTCCTTCACAAGTCTTGAGAAGAACGCTTTTGATTACTTCGCTCGTAGGCATGAGAACTATCCTCCGGTTTACCCGGTCGGACCGGTTCTTAATTTAGAGGATCGTCCTTCTCCGAATCTAGATCCAGCTGATAAGGACCGGATCATGACCTGGCTTGAGGAGAAGCCCGAGTCTTCAGTTGTGTACCTCTGCTTCGGAAGCTTCGGAATCCACGGAGAATCGCAGATTAAGGAGATAGCTCGAGCTCTAGAGCTCTCCGGCCACAGGTTTCTTTGGTCCATACGAACAAATCCGATGGAGAAAGCTTGTCCGTACGATCTGTTGCCTGAGGGGTTTAGAGATCGGACGGAGGGTAAAGGTTTGGTGTGCGGTTGGGCGCCGCAAGTGGAAGTGCTGGCTCATAAGGCGATCGGAGGATTCGTGTCTCACTGCGGTTGGAACTCGGTGCTGGAGAGCTTGTGGTTCGGCGTTCCGATCGCCACGTGGCCGATGTACGCTGAGCAGCAGCTGAACGCGTTCACGATGGCGAAGGAGCTAGGATTGGCCGTGGAGCTGCGTATGGATTACGTTGCTGCGAACGGAGAGGTGGTGAAAGCTGAGGAGATCGCGGGAGCCGTAAGGTCTCTGATGGACGGTGAGGATACGCCGAGGAAGAGAGTGAAGGAGATGGCGGAAGCGGCGAGGTTGGCTGTCAAGGACGGAGGATCGTCGTTTGTTGCGGTTAAACGATTCACTGACGAGTTGATGGGCCGGGCTTTTTAG